A single window of Rubripirellula lacrimiformis DNA harbors:
- a CDS encoding NAD(P)-dependent alcohol dehydrogenase, whose protein sequence is MLPTPSFAETAMAKMMKAFVMEGIGKVGFTDKPIPEPGPNDAIVKTTRALVCTSDVHTLKGAIGDRTNLTLGHEAVGVVAKLGSEVRGFQEGDRVAVNAITPCFHCQNCQRGYTSQCEDMLGGWKFANTKDGNFAEYFHVNDASANLTPIPHSISDDTAVYACDMMSTGFMGAEHANIPLGGTVVIFAQGPVGLMATVGARLLGAGLVIGVDGVAKRLEMSRHFGADVTLDYTQVDPLEEIRKLTGGVGVDSAIECLGGQTTFEACVKATRPGGTISVAGYFGHGDSVDIPRVEWGVGMSDKVIRTGLCPGGNVRMSRLLGLIERGRVDPSPLTTHKFAFDDVDKALHLMETKEDGVLKPLIVFNE, encoded by the coding sequence ATGTTACCCACACCTAGTTTTGCGGAGACGGCGATGGCCAAGATGATGAAAGCCTTTGTGATGGAAGGAATCGGGAAAGTCGGGTTCACAGACAAGCCCATTCCTGAACCCGGCCCGAACGACGCCATCGTCAAGACCACTCGCGCGTTGGTTTGCACATCCGACGTCCACACGTTGAAGGGCGCGATCGGAGACCGAACCAACCTGACTCTCGGCCATGAAGCGGTGGGTGTGGTCGCCAAATTGGGCAGCGAGGTACGCGGGTTCCAGGAGGGGGACCGGGTGGCCGTCAACGCGATCACGCCATGCTTTCACTGCCAAAACTGCCAACGCGGATACACGTCGCAGTGCGAAGACATGTTGGGTGGATGGAAGTTCGCCAACACCAAGGACGGTAACTTTGCCGAATACTTCCACGTCAACGATGCCAGTGCGAACCTGACTCCTATACCTCATTCGATCAGCGACGACACCGCGGTCTATGCCTGCGACATGATGTCGACCGGGTTCATGGGGGCCGAGCACGCGAACATCCCGCTGGGCGGCACGGTCGTCATCTTCGCGCAGGGACCCGTCGGTTTGATGGCCACGGTGGGTGCTCGACTACTAGGTGCCGGATTGGTGATCGGAGTCGATGGTGTCGCCAAACGCTTGGAAATGTCGCGTCATTTCGGTGCGGACGTGACGCTGGACTACACCCAAGTCGATCCGCTGGAAGAGATCCGCAAGCTGACCGGCGGCGTCGGCGTTGATTCAGCGATCGAATGCCTCGGCGGGCAAACAACCTTCGAGGCGTGCGTCAAAGCGACTCGCCCAGGCGGAACGATCTCCGTTGCCGGCTACTTTGGCCACGGTGACAGCGTCGACATCCCGCGAGTCGAGTGGGGCGTCGGGATGAGCGACAAGGTGATCCGAACGGGACTGTGCCCCGGCGGAAACGTCCGCATGTCTCGGTTGCTAGGTTTGATCGAGCGTGGACGAGTCGATCCGTCACCGCTGACGACTCATAAGTTCGCCTTTGATGATGTCGACAAGGCGTTGCATCTGATGGAAACCAAAGAAGACGGAGTGTTAAAACCATTGATCGTGTTCAATGAATAA